The Candidatus Methylacidiphilales bacterium region ACCCTGGGGTTCGATTTGGCACCGAGTACACAGACGGCAACGATTCCTGAGGACGCGGCCGCTCCCACACCAGCCGACCCATTGTCCGCTCCTGCCACGCCGGCTCCCGAATCCGTACCGGTTACGCCTTGATTCTGACTGCCCTGGTGTCCCGGGGTGGATTCTTTGATTTCACCCTATGCGCGGGCCACGGCCTGCGTTAAAAAGGAAGGCTCGATGAAGAGTATGACCGGGTTTGGATCGTCGGAGGCCAGTGCCTGCGGACGGAAGTTGGTGGTGGAAATCAGCTCGATCAACAGCAAGAAAGGTCTCGACCTACAGTTCAACCTTCCGCGCGAACTGGCTTCGCTGGAAAACGCGTTGCGAACCCAGGTCCAGCAATCCGCCGCCCGTGGGCGGATCACCGTGGAGGTGGCCTGGCGGGCCGAGCAGAAGGACGCGGTGCCGGCGCTCCAAGTGAACACCGTGTTGCTCGGCGAGTACCGCAGCCGCATCCGGGCGGCGGCGAAGTCGTTGAAGGTGGAAGGCGAAGCCACGCTGGATTTTCTTCTCAAACTCCCCGGGGTGATGGAAGACACGCGCGGGGTGACCGATCCGGGTGAGTTTCTCGCACCGCTGACAAAAACCCTGACCCGTGCCCTGGCCGCCTGGGACAAATCGCGCGAACGCGAGGGCGACTTCCTGGCCCGCGATCTGGCGGCCAAGTTCCGCTTTCTGGCCGAGCAGGCCGATGGGGTTGAGGAACGCAAGGGTCCGCACTTGGCGGCCCACCGCTCGGCCCTCTTCAAGCGCATCGAGGAGGCCGGGATTCCGGTGGCCCTGGATGACGAGCGACTGCTCAAGGAGGTGGCCCTCTTCGCCGACCGCAGTGACATCTCCGAGGAACTGACCCGTTTGCGGGCCCATTTCAAGGAAGCCGCACGTCTCTTGAAATCACCCGAGCCGGCCGGGCGCAACCTGGATTTCCTCCTGCAGGAGATCGGTCGCGAGATCAATACCATCGGGAGCAAGGGCAATGATGTGGAGATTTCGCGGCGCGTGGTGGCGATGAAGACGGAACTGGAAAAAATCCGGGAACAGGTCCAGAACTTGGAATGAATTTCACCCGACAGGGGATCCTTTTCGTGGTTTCGGCCCCATCCGGCACAGGCAAATCCACCCTCTGTTCGAACCTGCGCAAAACCCCGGACTTCGTTTTTTCCGTCTCCTGCACCACCCGCCCGGCCCGGCCCGGGGAGACCGACGGCGAGGACTATCATTTCATCAGCGTGGCCGAGTTCCAGCAGCGCATCGCCGGCGGGGAATTCCTCGAGCATGCACTTGTCCATGGCAACCATTACGGCACCCTCCGCTCCCGAGTGCTTGAGCACCTGCAGGCGGGCCGCGATGTGCTGCTCGATATCGACATTGCCGGCGCGCGTCAAATCCGGGCCTGCGACGATCCCCACATCCAGGCCAGCCTGGCCGACGTGTTCATCATGCCGCCGACACTCGAGGAACTGGAGCGACGCCTGCGCCGGCGAGGCACCGAGACCGAAGCCCAGATCCAGACCCGCATGGGCAACGCCCGGTCGGAAATCGAGGCCTGGAAGGAATACCGTTACACCTTGCTCAGCGAGAGCATGGAGGAAGATCTGGCCAAGTTCCGTGCCATCATGAAGGCCGAGCGCTATAAAAGTGCCCGCTTGGGCTTGAATCGAAGTTGATCCGGCGGCCGGCCTTCAATCCAGCCTTTTCACTTCCACCGTGGCATTCAGCTCGTTTTCCACCTTCACCGGGGAAACATAACCGCCTTGGATCGGGTTGGCCCATTCCGGGTCGGCCGAGACCGCCACCGGAATGAAATCGCCGGTGCAGAAAATCCCGTTGGTCGGATCCACCCCTTTCCACCCCGCACCGGGCAGGTAGACCTCCACCCAGGCGTGCATGGCGTTCTCCGCCCGTCCGGTGTCGCTGCCGTGGACATGCAGGTAGCCGCTGACAAAGCGGGCCGCCAGGCCGAGTCTGCGCGCGCAGGCGATGAAGAGCACGCTGAAGTCGCGGCAGCTCCCGCCCTGGAGGAGGGTTTGCGCCGGTGTGCGGATGCCGGCTTCTTCGCGGCGTGAGTAGGCCAGGGAGGCGTGCAGGCTTTGGTTCAAACGGGCCAGCACATCGACCGTTCCCCCGGTCCAGCCGGAACCGGCATTCGCCTCCAGCCAGGCCACCACCGCCGCGTCCGGCACCTGCCCCGGTTGTTCCAGATAGGGCAGGAGGGCATGACGTTCTACCGGATGGTAAGGAAACGGGAAATGCGTCGCATGCCCGGCCAACAGGAAATCAAACGGATTGTCCTGGTGCATCGCCACCACCGCCTCCACGCGGATGACGAATTGCTTCGATTGCCCCTCCGGCTGGGCCACGGCGATGTGGTTTTCGTGCATGTCCCGGATCCAGCGGACGCGGGCCGATGGCATGAAACGGAGATCGAATTGCTCCACCCGGGCGTGGTGGTCCTCCCGGGGACGGAGCAGGATCAGGTGCTCGCTGAAACCGACCATTTCCTGATAACTGTACCGCGTGGTGTGCTGGATTTGGAAGCGCATGGATTGGACCGGGTGGGAGGGGGATTGGAATTGAAAGAGGCTTGGAAGGGTGAAGTGGAGGCAAGGAACTCGCTTGCGAAGCAGATTCTAGACCTGAATCAGTGGCGGGGCGAGTTTTCTCTGGGAATCAGGCCTCTGCCACGATAGAAAATCTTCCGATGATCTCGTCCAGCCTGCGCGGCATCCTGACCTACACCTCACGGTTTCGGGACCGCACCTTCGTACTTTCCGTCGACAGCGTGGTGCTCAGCCCCGACTCGCTGCGCAATCTTGTGCTCGATATCGCCGTTCTGCGTTCGGTCAACATCAACATCGTCGTTGTTCACGGCGCCAGCCGCCAGATCGAGGCCTATGCCACCCAGTTCGGCAGCACCCCGAGCAACATCGACGGCATGGGCGTGACCGACGCCGCCACCCTGCATCTGGCCATCACGGCCAGCAACGCCATCGCCCACGAACTCCTCGAAGCCTTCAGTGAGGCCGACCAGCGGGCCATGGTCAGCAACGCCATCATCGCCCACCCCGCCGGTATCGTCAGCGGGCGGGATCTCCAGCACACCGGCCGGGTCGAGCGGGTTGACGCCGAGTTCCTCCAGACATCGCTCAACCACGGCATCATCCCCATCATCCCACCCTTGGGCTTCGACGGAGAGGGCCGGACCTTCCGGGTCAATTCCGACGGAGTTGCCCTGGCGGTGGCCCGCGCCCTCAAAGCCGCCAAACTCATCTTTCTGGGCCCCAGCAACGGCGTCGCCATGGCCGGCAAGCTTTCCGCCCAGTTTTCCGTTGCCGAGGCCGATGCCTACGTGCGCAAGAACCGCGACACCGATCCGCCCGAGCTCATTTCCAAATTGGAACACGGCGTTGCCGCCTGCCTCAATGGCGTCAACCGGGCCCACATTGTCGATGGCCGCACCGAGGAAGCTCTGCTCCGGGAGGTTTTCTCCAATGAAGGGATCGGCACCATGGTTTACGCCAACGAGTACGAGGCCATCCGCAAGGCGAAGAAGCGCGATGTGCGGGCCATCCTCCGCTTGGTGCGGGAGTCCGTGCAAGCCCAGGAAGTGGTCCAGCGCAGCGAGCAGGAAATCACCTCGGAGATCGGGAATTTCTACGTCTACGAAATCGACAAGACCGTGCTCGGTTGCGCCGCACTCCATTTTTACGGCGTCGAGCCCAAGGTGGCCGAACTGGCCTGCGTGGTCGTTTCGTCCTCGCACGAGAACCAGGGGATCGGGCGCAAGCTCATGCACTTCCTCGAAAGCCGGGCCCGCGAGGCCGGGACGAAGCGGTTGATCGTGCTCTCCACCCGCACCTTCAACTATTTCCAGCAAAAAGGCGGCTTCGCCGAGGGCAGCGTCGAGATGCTGCCGCCCGAGCGGAAGCTGAAATACGATGCCAGCGGAAGGAACTCCAAGGTTCTCTACAAAGACCTTTGACCTCCTGGCTCATCGACCACCGGCGAAAAGCGCCAAGTAATTTGGTATTGATTGGTGCGTTCTGCTCTCGTTTCTCTTACTCGCTCTCGTGCTCGTTCTCTCCCATTCAGAGAGCACGAGAAGGAGAATGAGTTGGAGAACGAGTAGCTGATCAAATGCAAAAAGTTAGCAAAACAGCGTAGGAAGAACGCGGGAAAGTTGTTCAAGCGTGTTGTTGGAGAAGGCGCGGGATGAGTCCGCCGAAGCTGCCATTGCTCAGGACGGCGACGACATCGCCAGCCGTGGCTTCTTTCTGCATCAGGGCGACTAGGTCGTCGATTTCCGGGACATACCAGGCTTCGACGCCCAAGTCGCGGGTATCGGCCACCACTTTGGGGACGTCGAGGCCTTCGCCGGGCTTCAGTTGGCCGGCCCGGGCCACCTGGGTCAACACCACGCGGTCGGCCAAGGCCAGGGCCGCGGGCAGGTCGTTCTGGAAAACGGCCCGGCGGGTGGTGTTGGAACGGGGCTCGAAGAGGGCCCACAGCCGCCTTCCCGGATAGCGTACCCGCAGGGCTTGCAGGGTTTCCCGGATGGCCGTGGGGTGGTGGGCAAAGTCATCGATGACCGTAGCCCCGCGCGGCTCACCCCGGACTTCCATCCGGCGTTTGACTCCCTGGAAGGCCCTGAGGGCGGCGGCGATGTCGGGCAGGGGGATCTGGTAGTTGTGGGCCGCGGTGACGGCCATGGCGGTGTTGTGGACGTTGTGGCGGCCGTAGAGCGGGACGGTGAAGCGCTGGCCAAGCAGGGTGAAGTGGCTGCCTTCCGCGTCCTGGGTATGGTCGGTGATGCGCACTGCGGCGTTTTCACTGAAGCCCACCTCCACCAACTGGGCCCGGGCGTGGCGGGTGACTTCGAGGGCATTGGCATCGTCGGCGTTGAGCACGATCATGCCGTTGCCGGGGACGATGTTGACCAGGTGGCGGAAGGTTTTTTTGACCGCATGCAGGTCGTCGTAGATATCGGCGTGGTCGAATTCGACATTGTTGATGATGGCCAGTTCGGGGAGATAGTGGAGGAACTTGCTCCGTTTGTCGAAGAAGGCGGTGTCGTATTCGTCCCCCTCCAAAATCCAGTACTTCCCGTCCTGGCGTCGGCAGCCCTGGCCGAAATTGAGCGGGATGCCGCCGATCATGTAGCTGGGTTGGCGGCCGGTGTGCTGGAAGATCCAGGCCAGGAGCGAGGTGGTGGTGGTTTTGCCGTGGGTGCCGGTGACGACCAGGTTGTGGGTGTGGCGGAGATAGAAAAGCTTCAGGGTTTCCGGCAGCGAAAGGTAAAGCATTCGTTGGTCGAGGACGTGCTCCAATTCGGGGTTGCCCCGGGAAATGGCATTTCCGACGATGACCAGGTTGGGGAGGGGTTCGAGATTCGCGGGAGAATAACCCTCCCTGAGGACGATGCCCTTTTCCTGGAGGAAGGTGGACATGGGCGGGTAGACGCGTTCATCGGAGCCGGTGACGGTGTAGCCGTCGTCGCGGAGCATGGCAGCCACGGAGCCCATGGCGGTGCCGCAGATGCCGATGACGTGGATGTGACGGATGGGGGGGAAGGGCGACTCGGGCATGAAAAGGCACTCAGTTGATTGTTTTTATGCTGAACAGATGATTCGTGGTGTCACGGGAAACGTACCGACAATCGTGTTCTGTAAAGTTAGGCACAGTCCGACAGTCTTGAATGAACTTTCCCAGACCATGTTGAGTGCCATGTATAGGACTTCAATGGGTTTCTTGAATTAATGAGTTGCATGGTTGGGTCGGGTCCGCCCACAGAAACTTCACTCCTCAGGGTTTGGGTATGTCCAAATCCTTACAGATCTTCCGGGCCAGGATATCCGGCACTTATTGGTGACGGGGAACTGCGGAACGCCTGTTTTTGGCAAGATTGGCCCACCAAGAGTGGTTGCCTCCTTCCCGAATAAGTGTGCAGCCATGATCATGAAGGTGGCGCAGCAACTCGCGGCGTTTCATGCCGAAATGAGTTCTTCGGAATAATTGCCTTCAGCTGCTTTGCGCGCCTCTTCCCGGTTGAATTCCAGGGCTTCCAAAAGGATTTCCCGCAGGGAAACCATCAACTGGTCCTTGGTTTCAGCTTGGGCGTTGACTCCCGGTACTTCTTCAACCCAACCAACCCACCAAGGACCGGTTTGTTTGATAATGGCGGTGTATGAGGACTGCATAGGATCATCGTATCGACTAATCCACCGGAGGCAAGATCGGTGCTCCGCTCCACTAAACGCAAAACGGTCACCCTTGGGTGGTTGTTGCGGATTCCAAGTAGGTTGGGCCGGGGTTCAGCCCTTCTTGAGAAGGGGGAAGTCCGGTGCGCTCGTTTTCCGGGACGATGTAGCCTGCGGGAAGGGCGAGCGGGGCATGGATGGATCATGCCGCTGCGGGGCGTGTGGACAAGGAGAAGTGGGTGGGGTGCTACTTCTTCGGTGGATGTTCGGGCGCGGCTACTTTGCCCATGATCAGGGGAGTGTTGGGAGGGGATGGGGAGATGTCGGATGACGGTGGACGGACTTCCGCTTGAGGGGCGATTTCACCCAAGATCATGCGGCTGGAACCCGGGGGTGGCTGGGTCGTGGCGGGTGGGGTAGGCGGCTTGGCCGAGGAGGAACATCCGATACCCAACAATCCCAGCACAGCCGAGAGCAAGCCGACTGTCATGGGGCGGATCAGGCTCTGCACCCGGGTGAGAACCGGGGTGAAATGGATTTCCCCACGACTGCCGCACTCATAAGCCGCACAAAGGTTGCCTTTCTTCCACTGGAGCAGCAGGGCGGCCTCGGGGCGGCTCAACTTGGAAAGGTGGTGGACGTGTTTCGAACAGTGGGTGCAGAAACGCCGGGTTTCGCTTCCTTTCATCTCGGCCCACGATTTGGGGCAAGGGTTTTTGATGGTCAGGGTGCGGGTGCGGTCAATCATGGAGGTTCCTTTTCTCTATAACGATTGGACTGGGAGGAATCTTAGGCGGAATTATGCCGCTGGCGGTGGTTTCTAATCCCTTTATTTCCAATGGTTTCTGCTCTGTCCACTCTGTGTCCTCTGTGGTTCAACTGCATGGATCCGGATAAGCTTTTAGCGTGGAATCGACAGGTGGGGTCGCGTCTCTAAACTGCTGCGATGCCCAATGCCTCATCCATCCTGGTGGTGATCCCCGCCCTCAACGAGGCCGGAGCGATTGCCGGGGTGTTGGGCCGGTTGGCGGAGCAGGGGCTGCGTCGGGTGCGGGTGGTCGACAATGGGAGCACGGATGGGACGGATGGCACGGCGCTTCGGGCGGGTGCGGAAGTGGTCCATGAACCGTCGCGGGGCTATGGGCGGGCGTGTTGGACCGGTCTGCAAAATCTGCCGGATGGGGTGGAGTGGATTCTTTTCTGCGATGCCGACGGCAGTGATGCGTTGGAGGATCTGCCGCGCTTGTTGCGGGCGGCGGATGAGGGGGCGGTTTTTGTTTGCGGGGACCGGACGTCGACGGTGGAGGGCCGGGCGGTCATGACCCCGGTGCAGCGATTCGGAAATGCCCTCGCCACCTTCCTGATCCGTCTGGCCTGGGGAGCATCGTTCCGCGATCTGGGCCCCCTGCGCCTGGTTCGGCGTGATGCGCTGGAACGGATTGCGATGGAAGATCGCGGGTTCGGTTGGACGATTGAGATGCAGATCCGTGCGGCGGAACTGGGGTTGCGTTGGGCGGAGGTGCCGGTGGGCTACCACCGGAGGCGGGCGGGAAAATCGAAGATTTCCGGGAACCTGCGCGGAATGGTGGGGGCCGGGAGTGTCATCCTGGGCACCTGGGGCAAGTTTGTCCTGCGCAAGCGGACGGTGCAGCGGGCGTTGGCCTGGGGTTCGACCCTCCTTCTGCTGGCCGGGGCGGCGGCGGTGGCGTCGTCGGGGGATTTCGCCCGTTACGGGGTCCGTCCCCTGTTCTGGGCCGGTGCGTTGGCGCTGGTGTTGGGTTATGTCATTTCGTGGGCGTGGCGCGATGTGGGGAGGCGCGGTTTTCTTTTCCTGTCCCTCGGTCTGAGGGTGGTGATGTGGTTCATGTTCCCCGGGGACGATGTCTGGCGTTATCTTTGGGAAGGCCGGGTGCAGAATGCGGGGTTCAATCCCTACGTCCTGGCGCCGGCAGACCCGGCGCTGGCCGAGCTGCGGGATGACGCGTGGGCATTGATGCCGCACCGCGAAATCACGGCGATCTACCCGCCGCTGACCCAGGCCTTGATGCGCGTGGCAGCTTTGGGCGCGGGTTGGTGGTGGTTGAAGCTGATGGTGGCGGCGGCGGATTTCGGGGTGGCCGTGGTGCTGGCCCGGAGATTTGGACCGGCGCGGGCGACGCTCTACGCATGGTGTCCGTTGGTGTTGCTGGCCTTCGCGGGCGGGGGGCATTTCGACGCCTGGATGCTGTTGGCGATGGTGGTGGGGTGGCTGGCCTGGGACTCCGGGCGGATACGACTGGCGGTTCTGGCGTTGGGCGCGGCCTGTGGCATCAAGTATGTGGCGGCCCCCCTGCTGGCCTGGGTGTTGTGGAGGCAGTGGCGGGACCAAGGCACGCGCCGGGTGCTAGAACTTGCGGTATGGGCAATGTTGCCGACGTTGCTGGCCGTAATCTTGCTGCCGCCGCCCTGGGACCCGAGACTTTGGTTCCCCAAGGATTTTGCGGTGTATGCGCGGAGCGCGGATTTTCTTCCGCGGATCTTCAGCTGGATCTGGGAGCCTTCCCTGAGGATGAACCAGATCCACCTCATCCCCGCCGCACTGCTTGGGATGTGGGTGGTGTGGCGTTCCCCGACCCTGGCTGTGGCGGCGGAACGCTGGTTCATCGGGTTGCTCGTCCTTTCGCCGTTGGTGCATGCGTGGTATTTCACCTGGGGAATTCCCTTCGCCGTGGCAAGCGGCAGCCTGGGTTGGCGCCTGGCCGGAGTGAGTGCGTTGATTTACTTCCAACTGCAACAGTTGGCCTTCGTGCAGAAGGAGTGGTTGTTGGGCGTACCGCTTTGGTTGTTGCTGTGGGGGCCACCCCTGCTCGGATGGCTGTGGGACCAACGGAGGAAGGAACGATGAAACCTGGTGCGCAGGGACGGCGGACAACGGCCGCACTGATGCTCAAGGCGCCGGTGGCGGGCCGGGTGAAAACTCGACTGGCGGCGCAGATCGGCGCGGAGGAAGCCTGCCTCGCTTACCGTTCACTGGCGTCCTGGCAATGCCGCGTGGTGCCGGTGGAATGGGATTTGGTGGTGCATCATGATCCCCCCGATGCGGGGCCGGTGATGCGGGCCTGGCTGGGGGACCGGCCGGTTTACCGTCCACAGGTGTCCGGTGATCTGGGCGATCGTTTGTTGGGGGCTTTGGAGTCGCATGATTTTTCCCTGGGCGCACTGGTTTTTCTTGGCGGGGATTGTCCGTATCTGGATGCCGGGATTTTGCGGCAGGCGGAGGCGTGCCTGAACGGAGGGGCGGAGGTGGTCTTGGGGCCGGCGCGCGACGGAGGCTATGTCCTTCTGGGTCTGGGTGCGGCGCACCGGGGTTTGTTTGAGCGGATCGAATGGAGCACGCCGCGCGTGCTGGAGCAAACCTGCGCACGGGCGAAGGCGGCTGGCTTGTCCGTGCATTTGCTGGAGGAGTCTGAAGACGTGGATGATGCCGCTTCGTGGGACCGGGCAAGGTCGTCCGGCTGGAACGGCGGGGCCGGATCGTGTGCGGATGGCGCCCGGGGGTGAGGCGATATCAGGCGGTTGTGAGCGCGCCACCGCAGGACGATCCACAGCCGGCGGTGCAACCGAAACAATGTTCGCCCAAAGCCACCGGGCGGTCCTCGAGAGTGGCCGGGTCCAGGTCCCAGAGAAAGAGTGGCCGGGGATTGGTCCACTGCATGCCGAGTTGCTGGTTGAAATCGCAGTCATAGACTTCGCCGCGCCAGCCAATGTTGAGGGTATTGCGGCACATCAGGCCGGGGATAGTGGCGGGGTTGAAGGCCTGGCGGAGGGTGTCCATGTAGGCGACGAACTTACCGTTGTGCCGGAGCCAGGTGGCGAAACGCGCGATGGGCATGTTGGTGATGGTGTAAAGGCGGTGGAAATCGATTCCGAAGTGTTGCTTGAGCTCGCGCTTGTAATCGGCTTCCAGTTCTTCCTGCAGACCTGGAAGAGAGGCGCCGATGGGGTTGTAGACGAGGTGGAGGGGGAGTTGTTCGGTTCTGCCGTAGCCGAGGCTGTTGAGTTGTTTCAGGGCGGTGATACTGGCCTCGAAGACGCCGTCCCCACGTTGGGCGTTGACGTTTTCCGGTGAGTAACACGGCATGGAGGCGACGATCTCAACTTGGTGTTCCTTGAGGAAAGCGGCCATGTCTTCATAACCGGGTTCGAGGAGGATGGTGAGGTTGCAGCGATCGATCACCCGTCGTCCCTGGGCACTGAGGCTGGAGACCAGCCAACGGAAATCGGGGATCATTTCCGGGGCGCCTCCGGTGAGGTCGACGGTGGTGATGTCGGTGGGGGCGAGCCAATCCAGGATGCGCTCAAGGGTGGGCCGGGTGATGATTTCCTTGCGGGCCGGGCCGGCGTTGACGTGGCAGTGAGAACAGGTGAGGTTGCAAAGCTTGCCGGTGTTGATCTGGAGGATTTCTGTGCGCGCACGGCGGAGCGCCACGTTCTGGTGGCGAAGCGTATCGGCAAAAGACAGGGTGGGCGGTTGCATGGCCGTAGGGATGCTCGGGGAGGATGTTCGACCGTCCGGGCTTGGTCAAACCTGGGTCGGATGGGCGGAAGTGTAGGCGGGTTTAAGGAATGCGGTGTAGATTCTCCCACCGATGAGACCTCCGAATATGGGGGCGAGGATGTACACAGTCAGCCATCCCCAGCCATTGGTGGTGAAAGGTATGCTGCCCCAGCCCGCTAGCGATGAAAACAGCCGGGGGCCGAGGT contains the following coding sequences:
- a CDS encoding YicC/YloC family endoribonuclease encodes the protein MKSMTGFGSSEASACGRKLVVEISSINSKKGLDLQFNLPRELASLENALRTQVQQSAARGRITVEVAWRAEQKDAVPALQVNTVLLGEYRSRIRAAAKSLKVEGEATLDFLLKLPGVMEDTRGVTDPGEFLAPLTKTLTRALAAWDKSREREGDFLARDLAAKFRFLAEQADGVEERKGPHLAAHRSALFKRIEEAGIPVALDDERLLKEVALFADRSDISEELTRLRAHFKEAARLLKSPEPAGRNLDFLLQEIGREINTIGSKGNDVEISRRVVAMKTELEKIREQVQNLE
- the gmk gene encoding guanylate kinase, whose translation is MNFTRQGILFVVSAPSGTGKSTLCSNLRKTPDFVFSVSCTTRPARPGETDGEDYHFISVAEFQQRIAGGEFLEHALVHGNHYGTLRSRVLEHLQAGRDVLLDIDIAGARQIRACDDPHIQASLADVFIMPPTLEELERRLRRRGTETEAQIQTRMGNARSEIEAWKEYRYTLLSESMEEDLAKFRAIMKAERYKSARLGLNRS
- a CDS encoding transglutaminase family protein — translated: MRFQIQHTTRYSYQEMVGFSEHLILLRPREDHHARVEQFDLRFMPSARVRWIRDMHENHIAVAQPEGQSKQFVIRVEAVVAMHQDNPFDFLLAGHATHFPFPYHPVERHALLPYLEQPGQVPDAAVVAWLEANAGSGWTGGTVDVLARLNQSLHASLAYSRREEAGIRTPAQTLLQGGSCRDFSVLFIACARRLGLAARFVSGYLHVHGSDTGRAENAMHAWVEVYLPGAGWKGVDPTNGIFCTGDFIPVAVSADPEWANPIQGGYVSPVKVENELNATVEVKRLD
- the argA gene encoding amino-acid N-acetyltransferase, encoding MISSSLRGILTYTSRFRDRTFVLSVDSVVLSPDSLRNLVLDIAVLRSVNINIVVVHGASRQIEAYATQFGSTPSNIDGMGVTDAATLHLAITASNAIAHELLEAFSEADQRAMVSNAIIAHPAGIVSGRDLQHTGRVERVDAEFLQTSLNHGIIPIIPPLGFDGEGRTFRVNSDGVALAVARALKAAKLIFLGPSNGVAMAGKLSAQFSVAEADAYVRKNRDTDPPELISKLEHGVAACLNGVNRAHIVDGRTEEALLREVFSNEGIGTMVYANEYEAIRKAKKRDVRAILRLVRESVQAQEVVQRSEQEITSEIGNFYVYEIDKTVLGCAALHFYGVEPKVAELACVVVSSSHENQGIGRKLMHFLESRAREAGTKRLIVLSTRTFNYFQQKGGFAEGSVEMLPPERKLKYDASGRNSKVLYKDL
- the mpl gene encoding UDP-N-acetylmuramate:L-alanyl-gamma-D-glutamyl-meso-diaminopimelate ligase is translated as MPESPFPPIRHIHVIGICGTAMGSVAAMLRDDGYTVTGSDERVYPPMSTFLQEKGIVLREGYSPANLEPLPNLVIVGNAISRGNPELEHVLDQRMLYLSLPETLKLFYLRHTHNLVVTGTHGKTTTTSLLAWIFQHTGRQPSYMIGGIPLNFGQGCRRQDGKYWILEGDEYDTAFFDKRSKFLHYLPELAIINNVEFDHADIYDDLHAVKKTFRHLVNIVPGNGMIVLNADDANALEVTRHARAQLVEVGFSENAAVRITDHTQDAEGSHFTLLGQRFTVPLYGRHNVHNTAMAVTAAHNYQIPLPDIAAALRAFQGVKRRMEVRGEPRGATVIDDFAHHPTAIRETLQALRVRYPGRRLWALFEPRSNTTRRAVFQNDLPAALALADRVVLTQVARAGQLKPGEGLDVPKVVADTRDLGVEAWYVPEIDDLVALMQKEATAGDVVAVLSNGSFGGLIPRLLQQHA
- a CDS encoding glycosyltransferase family 2 protein is translated as MPNASSILVVIPALNEAGAIAGVLGRLAEQGLRRVRVVDNGSTDGTDGTALRAGAEVVHEPSRGYGRACWTGLQNLPDGVEWILFCDADGSDALEDLPRLLRAADEGAVFVCGDRTSTVEGRAVMTPVQRFGNALATFLIRLAWGASFRDLGPLRLVRRDALERIAMEDRGFGWTIEMQIRAAELGLRWAEVPVGYHRRRAGKSKISGNLRGMVGAGSVILGTWGKFVLRKRTVQRALAWGSTLLLLAGAAAVASSGDFARYGVRPLFWAGALALVLGYVISWAWRDVGRRGFLFLSLGLRVVMWFMFPGDDVWRYLWEGRVQNAGFNPYVLAPADPALAELRDDAWALMPHREITAIYPPLTQALMRVAALGAGWWWLKLMVAAADFGVAVVLARRFGPARATLYAWCPLVLLAFAGGGHFDAWMLLAMVVGWLAWDSGRIRLAVLALGAACGIKYVAAPLLAWVLWRQWRDQGTRRVLELAVWAMLPTLLAVILLPPPWDPRLWFPKDFAVYARSADFLPRIFSWIWEPSLRMNQIHLIPAALLGMWVVWRSPTLAVAAERWFIGLLVLSPLVHAWYFTWGIPFAVASGSLGWRLAGVSALIYFQLQQLAFVQKEWLLGVPLWLLLWGPPLLGWLWDQRRKER
- a CDS encoding TIGR04282 family arsenosugar biosynthesis glycosyltransferase; protein product: MKPGAQGRRTTAALMLKAPVAGRVKTRLAAQIGAEEACLAYRSLASWQCRVVPVEWDLVVHHDPPDAGPVMRAWLGDRPVYRPQVSGDLGDRLLGALESHDFSLGALVFLGGDCPYLDAGILRQAEACLNGGAEVVLGPARDGGYVLLGLGAAHRGLFERIEWSTPRVLEQTCARAKAAGLSVHLLEESEDVDDAASWDRARSSGWNGGAGSCADGARG
- the arsS gene encoding arsenosugar biosynthesis radical SAM protein ArsS (Some members of this family are selenoproteins.), yielding MQPPTLSFADTLRHQNVALRRARTEILQINTGKLCNLTCSHCHVNAGPARKEIITRPTLERILDWLAPTDITTVDLTGGAPEMIPDFRWLVSSLSAQGRRVIDRCNLTILLEPGYEDMAAFLKEHQVEIVASMPCYSPENVNAQRGDGVFEASITALKQLNSLGYGRTEQLPLHLVYNPIGASLPGLQEELEADYKRELKQHFGIDFHRLYTITNMPIARFATWLRHNGKFVAYMDTLRQAFNPATIPGLMCRNTLNIGWRGEVYDCDFNQQLGMQWTNPRPLFLWDLDPATLEDRPVALGEHCFGCTAGCGSSCGGALTTA